In a single window of the Arachis hypogaea cultivar Tifrunner chromosome 6, arahy.Tifrunner.gnm2.J5K5, whole genome shotgun sequence genome:
- the LOC112695543 gene encoding uncharacterized protein codes for MEFTLGDNSLKTFSRCITCLSRIGNELAIQASSSQLLFHTINSSRSAYQSITFRPGFFDVYTVSSNPVQCSVLLKAVCSVLRTPISNIDRLTVKLPDPDAPKVQWILDCYSGMRKTYWITCNVEPDIQHLSLDRQKFPSNFIVRPRDLNRLLGNFQSSLQEITIIATEPASLPPDAANEIGGKAVELRSYNDPTKDNDASLHTQLWIDPKEEFVQYFHTGDPIDVTFSVKELKAFLSFCEGCELDIHLHFEKAGEPILMAPYFGLEDGSHSNFDGTLVLATMLTSQLHEGAAAEPPQVATRTNAQNEERNESHMQQENCRSNASELPSDHTRIWSDLSGSAMKNIGASEERQAQAETVLNDNEQREIQRISRMQISREPLPAGNNPIESNSCLPTKMDHAHGPQDVAQNNDRGFSQHHQSNWVGAEEDDEDDGDGDENEQYIQATPPYYEED; via the exons ATGGAGTTCACTTTGGGCGATAACAGTCTCAAAACCTTTTCGCGATGCATCACTTGTCTCTCTCGGATTGGAAATGAGCTCGCAATTCAAGCCTCTTCCTCTCAG CTTCTTTTCCACACTATTAATTCATCGCGTTCTGCGTATCAATCCATCACCTTCAGACCTGGCTTCTTTGACGTCTATACGGTTTCTAGTAACCCCGTGCAATGTAGTGTGCTTTTGAAG GCTGTTTGTTCTGTGCTTAGGACACCTATTTCGAATATCGATCGTTTGACCGTGAAACTACCTGATCCGGATGCTCCCAAGGTGCAATGGATATTGGATTGCTACAGTG GTATGAGGAAAACCTATTGGATTACTTGCAATGTTGAACCTGACATACAGCACTTGTCCCTTGATCGGCAAAAGTTTCCAAGCAACTTTATCGTGAGACCACGAGATCTGAACAGGTTACTAGGTAATTTTCAATCATCTCTTCAAGAGATCACCATCATAGCAACAGAACCTGCTTCTCTACCTCCAGATGCTGCAAATGAAATTGGAGGGAAGGCTGTTGAATTGCGAAGTTATAATGACCCTACAAAAG ACAATGACGCGTCGCTCCATACCCAACTGTGGATAGATCCTAAAGAGGAATTTGTGCAGTATTTTCATACTGGAGACCCAATTGATGTAACTTTCAGTGTAAAAGAACTGAAG GCATTTCTTTCATTTTGCGAGGGTTGTGAACTTGACATCCACTTACATTTTGAGAAAGCTGGCGA GCCTATTCTTATGGCACCATACTTTGGTTTGGAAGATGGGTCCCACTCAAATTTTGATGGTACCCTTGTACTGGCAACAATGTTAACATCCCAGCTTCATGAAGGTGCTGCCGCAGAACCTCCACAAGTGGCCACCAGAACAAATGCTCAAAATGAAGAAAGAAATGAATCTCACATGCAGCAAGAGAACTGCAGATCAAATGCGTCTGAGCTTCCATCTGACCACACCCGTATATGGTCCGACCTCTCAG GAAGCGCCATGAAGAACATAGGTGCTTCGGAGGAAAGGCAAGCACAGGCAGAAACAGTTTTGAATGATAACGAACAAAGAGAAATTCAAAGAATCAGTAGAATGCAAATTTCAAGAGAACCATTACCTGCTGGAAATAATCCCATTGAATCTAATTC CTGCCTACCAACTAAAATGGATCATGCACACGGGCCACAAG ATGTGGCACAGAATAATGATCGAGGGTTTTCACAGCATCACCAAAGTAATTGGGTAGGGGCTGAAgaggatgatgaagatgatggggATGGGGATGAGAATGAGCAGTACATCCAAGCAACACCACCATATTATGAAGAAGACTAG
- the LOC112695545 gene encoding uncharacterized protein isoform X1 codes for MAEIKGDHRLNVSEAVPSDDSDKKPPKTKRVASLDIFRGLTVALMVLVDDAGGQWPMIGHAPWNGCNLADFVMPFFLFIVGMAIPLALKRIPNNLVAVKKVIVRTIKLIFWGLLLQGGFSHAPDELTYGVDMKRIRWCGILQRIALAYLVVAMMEIFSRSAQARDPELAPTHLSIFKSYYWHWVVAACILTIYLALLYGIYVPDWSFTVHNPDSIYNGTTFTVKCGVRGKLDPPCNAVGYIDREVLGINHMYKHPAWKRSQACTEKSPFEGPFRKNAPSWCYAPFEPEGILSSISAVLSTIIGLHFGHVLIHMQDHLSRLKHWILLGLSLLTSGLILHFTHAIPLNKLLYTLSYVCVTSGAAALVFSAFYTMVDIWGLKLWFMPLKWIGMNAMFVYVMAAEGIFAGFINGWYYDHPHNTLVYWIQKHVFIKVWHSTKVGILLYVIFAEILFWAVVAGILHLFGIYWKL; via the exons ATGGCGGAAATCAAAGGCGACCATAGACTCAATGTTTCGGAAGCAGTACCGTCTGATGATTCCGACAAGAAACCGCCAAAGACAAAGCGCGTTGCGTCGCTAGACATCTTCCGAGGTCTCACTGTTGCG TTAATGGTGTTAGTTGATGATGCTGGAGGACAATGGCCGATGATTGGTCACGCGCCATGGAATGGTTGCAATCTTGCCGATTTTGTCATGCCTTTCTTTTTGTTCATTGTTGGCATGGCCATTCCACTTGCCCTCAAG AGAATACCAAATAATCTTGTAGCTGTGAAAAAGGTCATAGTTAGAACAATCAAACTCATATTCTGGGGTCTCCTCTTACAAG GTGGTTTCTCACATGCTCCCGACGAACTAACATATGGAGTTGACATGAAACGAATAAGGTGGTGTGGCATTCTTCAG AGAATTGCGCTAGCATATTTGGTTGTAGCAATGATGGAGATATTTTCAAGAAGTGCACAAGCTAGAGATCCAGAACTGGCACCCACCCACCTTTCAATATTCAAATCATACTATTGGCATTG gGTGGTGGCTGCATGTATACTTACCATTTATTTGGCTTTACTTTATGGAATTTATGTTCCAGATTGGAGTTTCACTGTCCATAATCCAGATAGCATATATAATGGAACAACTTTTACT GTGAAATGTGGAGTCAGAGGGAAATTAGATCCCCCTTGTAATGCTGTGGGATACATAGACAGAGAGGTGCTTGGAATCAACCACATGTATAAGCATCCAGCTTGGAAGAGATCACAA GCTTGCACTGAGAAATCACCTTTCGAAGGGCCATTTAGGAAAAACGCTCCCTCATGGTGTTATGCTCCTTTTGAGCCAGAAGGAATTCTAAG CTCAATATCAGCTGTTCTGTCCACAATCATTGGATTGCATTTTGGACATGTACTCATACACATGCAG GATCATCTTTCAAGACTGAAGCACTGGATTCTCTTGGGTTTATCTCTTCTTACTTCAGGACTTATTCTTCACTTCACTCATG CCATTCCTCTGAATAAGCTATTGTATACACTAAGCTATGTTTGTGTAACATCTGGAGCAGCAGCATTAGTATTTTCAGCCTTCTATACAAtg GTTGATATTTGGGGCTTGAAACTCTGGTTCATGCCTTTAAAATGGATTGGCATGAATGCCATGTTTGTGTATGTTATGGCAGCTGAGGGCATCTTTGCAGGATTCATCAATGGATGGTATTATGATCACCCTCATAATACACTG GTATATTGGATCCAAAAGCATGTGTTCATCAAGGTGTGGCATTCAACCAAAGTTGGGATTCTGCTTTATGTAATATTTGCTGAGATCCTATTCTGGGCCGTCGTCGCAGGCATCTTGCACCTATTCGGCATATATTGGAagctttaa
- the LOC112695545 gene encoding uncharacterized protein isoform X2 yields the protein MQLMVLVDDAGGQWPMIGHAPWNGCNLADFVMPFFLFIVGMAIPLALKRIPNNLVAVKKVIVRTIKLIFWGLLLQGGFSHAPDELTYGVDMKRIRWCGILQRIALAYLVVAMMEIFSRSAQARDPELAPTHLSIFKSYYWHWVVAACILTIYLALLYGIYVPDWSFTVHNPDSIYNGTTFTVKCGVRGKLDPPCNAVGYIDREVLGINHMYKHPAWKRSQACTEKSPFEGPFRKNAPSWCYAPFEPEGILSSISAVLSTIIGLHFGHVLIHMQDHLSRLKHWILLGLSLLTSGLILHFTHAIPLNKLLYTLSYVCVTSGAAALVFSAFYTMVDIWGLKLWFMPLKWIGMNAMFVYVMAAEGIFAGFINGWYYDHPHNTLVYWIQKHVFIKVWHSTKVGILLYVIFAEILFWAVVAGILHLFGIYWKL from the exons ATGCAGTTAATGGTGTTAGTTGATGATGCTGGAGGACAATGGCCGATGATTGGTCACGCGCCATGGAATGGTTGCAATCTTGCCGATTTTGTCATGCCTTTCTTTTTGTTCATTGTTGGCATGGCCATTCCACTTGCCCTCAAG AGAATACCAAATAATCTTGTAGCTGTGAAAAAGGTCATAGTTAGAACAATCAAACTCATATTCTGGGGTCTCCTCTTACAAG GTGGTTTCTCACATGCTCCCGACGAACTAACATATGGAGTTGACATGAAACGAATAAGGTGGTGTGGCATTCTTCAG AGAATTGCGCTAGCATATTTGGTTGTAGCAATGATGGAGATATTTTCAAGAAGTGCACAAGCTAGAGATCCAGAACTGGCACCCACCCACCTTTCAATATTCAAATCATACTATTGGCATTG gGTGGTGGCTGCATGTATACTTACCATTTATTTGGCTTTACTTTATGGAATTTATGTTCCAGATTGGAGTTTCACTGTCCATAATCCAGATAGCATATATAATGGAACAACTTTTACT GTGAAATGTGGAGTCAGAGGGAAATTAGATCCCCCTTGTAATGCTGTGGGATACATAGACAGAGAGGTGCTTGGAATCAACCACATGTATAAGCATCCAGCTTGGAAGAGATCACAA GCTTGCACTGAGAAATCACCTTTCGAAGGGCCATTTAGGAAAAACGCTCCCTCATGGTGTTATGCTCCTTTTGAGCCAGAAGGAATTCTAAG CTCAATATCAGCTGTTCTGTCCACAATCATTGGATTGCATTTTGGACATGTACTCATACACATGCAG GATCATCTTTCAAGACTGAAGCACTGGATTCTCTTGGGTTTATCTCTTCTTACTTCAGGACTTATTCTTCACTTCACTCATG CCATTCCTCTGAATAAGCTATTGTATACACTAAGCTATGTTTGTGTAACATCTGGAGCAGCAGCATTAGTATTTTCAGCCTTCTATACAAtg GTTGATATTTGGGGCTTGAAACTCTGGTTCATGCCTTTAAAATGGATTGGCATGAATGCCATGTTTGTGTATGTTATGGCAGCTGAGGGCATCTTTGCAGGATTCATCAATGGATGGTATTATGATCACCCTCATAATACACTG GTATATTGGATCCAAAAGCATGTGTTCATCAAGGTGTGGCATTCAACCAAAGTTGGGATTCTGCTTTATGTAATATTTGCTGAGATCCTATTCTGGGCCGTCGTCGCAGGCATCTTGCACCTATTCGGCATATATTGGAagctttaa
- the LOC112695545 gene encoding uncharacterized protein isoform X3, protein MADDWSRAMEWLQSCRFCHAFLFVHCWHGHSTCPQGGFSHAPDELTYGVDMKRIRWCGILQRIALAYLVVAMMEIFSRSAQARDPELAPTHLSIFKSYYWHWVVAACILTIYLALLYGIYVPDWSFTVHNPDSIYNGTTFTVKCGVRGKLDPPCNAVGYIDREVLGINHMYKHPAWKRSQACTEKSPFEGPFRKNAPSWCYAPFEPEGILSSISAVLSTIIGLHFGHVLIHMQDHLSRLKHWILLGLSLLTSGLILHFTHAIPLNKLLYTLSYVCVTSGAAALVFSAFYTMVDIWGLKLWFMPLKWIGMNAMFVYVMAAEGIFAGFINGWYYDHPHNTLVYWIQKHVFIKVWHSTKVGILLYVIFAEILFWAVVAGILHLFGIYWKL, encoded by the exons ATGGCCGATGATTGGTCACGCGCCATGGAATGGTTGCAATCTTGCCGATTTTGTCATGCCTTTCTTTTTGTTCATTGTTGGCATGGCCATTCCACTTGCCCTCAAG GTGGTTTCTCACATGCTCCCGACGAACTAACATATGGAGTTGACATGAAACGAATAAGGTGGTGTGGCATTCTTCAG AGAATTGCGCTAGCATATTTGGTTGTAGCAATGATGGAGATATTTTCAAGAAGTGCACAAGCTAGAGATCCAGAACTGGCACCCACCCACCTTTCAATATTCAAATCATACTATTGGCATTG gGTGGTGGCTGCATGTATACTTACCATTTATTTGGCTTTACTTTATGGAATTTATGTTCCAGATTGGAGTTTCACTGTCCATAATCCAGATAGCATATATAATGGAACAACTTTTACT GTGAAATGTGGAGTCAGAGGGAAATTAGATCCCCCTTGTAATGCTGTGGGATACATAGACAGAGAGGTGCTTGGAATCAACCACATGTATAAGCATCCAGCTTGGAAGAGATCACAA GCTTGCACTGAGAAATCACCTTTCGAAGGGCCATTTAGGAAAAACGCTCCCTCATGGTGTTATGCTCCTTTTGAGCCAGAAGGAATTCTAAG CTCAATATCAGCTGTTCTGTCCACAATCATTGGATTGCATTTTGGACATGTACTCATACACATGCAG GATCATCTTTCAAGACTGAAGCACTGGATTCTCTTGGGTTTATCTCTTCTTACTTCAGGACTTATTCTTCACTTCACTCATG CCATTCCTCTGAATAAGCTATTGTATACACTAAGCTATGTTTGTGTAACATCTGGAGCAGCAGCATTAGTATTTTCAGCCTTCTATACAAtg GTTGATATTTGGGGCTTGAAACTCTGGTTCATGCCTTTAAAATGGATTGGCATGAATGCCATGTTTGTGTATGTTATGGCAGCTGAGGGCATCTTTGCAGGATTCATCAATGGATGGTATTATGATCACCCTCATAATACACTG GTATATTGGATCCAAAAGCATGTGTTCATCAAGGTGTGGCATTCAACCAAAGTTGGGATTCTGCTTTATGTAATATTTGCTGAGATCCTATTCTGGGCCGTCGTCGCAGGCATCTTGCACCTATTCGGCATATATTGGAagctttaa